The genomic segment TAACCGTTGGCTAGCAAATCCCGGAGAAAACCGGTTCAAACCGCCGCGGTTATAAGTCTTCGGCGGAGTTAAACTCCTGGAACCGGAGATGCAGAGAAGAGACGGTGATTTAGATAGACACGAGATCATCTGCGAAAccatctcaaactgtttgatcGAATAGTGTTTAGATTCCGACCAAAGCAACCAGAGTCCAGAGTATTATTAGcgtgaggaagaagataaggTCCGACTAAACGGGTCGGGTAAAAAAAAACGTATCTACTTGCTGTAATCCGATGTCGTTTGAGGTGGCTTAAGTCCATTTATCAATAAAGGCCCAAACCCCTCAACGACCAACTTCAAAAGGTCTGTCAGTGtgtaacaaaataaatacagCCCTCATGCTTTCTAGTTTCTAGTTAGTTTctaatttgtaatatttttttggtgtaattctaatttgtaattttgttcCTTAGGAGAATGATATCATCAACTTACTTCTAAATTGATTTGCCTCTCTGTGCTCTGTTCATGTGTGGAGCCATTGGCTACCTCGTGGGGCTGGTAATAATATAATTAGGAAAAAGGAATTAactcttttacattttatatggGCCGTAACAAAgctcatttatattttatatgggCTTTCTCTCTAGCCCAAGCTAACAACCTTTTAGTTGACCTAGCAAATATCACTCATATAAATTAAAGTCATTTTCTCTTAGTAGCCGCGTTTTCAGCCTGAGGAGTGAGGAGGGAAAGTAGATACGTCACGCCATGGGAAGAAGTAAGTCTTCTCGATCTCTCTCATTTCTCCATGCTACGATTAATAGCTTTCTTCCGACACGAATTGATTGTTTAGTGTCCTGTAGTAATGTAGTTAATTGGAGCTGATTCATTTATTTGAACTATGTAAGCTGATTATATACGAATCGTTATTAGGACCGGCTAGGTGTTATCGTCAGATCAAGGGCAAACCCTACCCGAAGTCTCGCTACTGTCGTGGTGTCCCCGATCCCAAAATCAGGATCTACGACGTCGGCATGAAGAGGAAAGGCGTCGACGAGTTCCCTTTCTGCGTCCACCTCGTCTCATGGGAGAAGGAGAACGTCTCGAGCGAAGCTCTCGAGGCCGCGCGTATCGCTTGCAACAAGTACATGGTGAAATCCGCGGGAAAAGACGCGTTCCACCTGAGGATCAGGGTCCACCCGTTCCATGTCCTGAGGATCAACAAGATGCTTTCGTGCGCTGGAGCTGATAGGCTCCAGACCGGTATGAGAGGTGCTTTCGGGAAGGCCTTGGGGACTTGCGCTAGGGTTGCGATCGGGCAGGTGCTCTTGTCTGTGAGGTGTAAGGATGCTCATGGTCACCATGCTCAGGAGGCTCTGAGGAGGGCTAAGTTTAAGTTCCCTGGTCGTCAAAAGATCATCGTCAGCAGGAAAtggtattttattaattttataaattgttttttttatttgaggaTCGAATCCTTTCGCCGGCtcatcatgtttttttttttgcttttgtttagGGGTTTCACTAAGTTTAACAGAGCAGATTTTACGAAGTTGAGGCAAGAGAAGCGTGTTGTTCCTGATGGTGTTAATGCTAAGGTATTATCTCATTTGTATTATTACATCTTTGATTCTTGGGTTGTTGTAAcgtctttttttgtttattgagTTTGACAATGTCTTGGTTCATTTTGCAGTTCCTCTCATGCCATGGACCTTTGGCTAACCGTCAGCCCGGAAGTGCATTTTTGCCAGCTACCTATTGAAGCTTCAGTGCTGAATTATATCTAGTCTAAAACCTTTTTTATATCTTTGAAGGTTTTGTCTTAAAGTTTTTAGTTCGGACACATTGAGTATTTTCTAAACCTTTGTGAAATAATGAGATTGTTCTTTCTATGGTTTGCAA from the Raphanus sativus cultivar WK10039 unplaced genomic scaffold, ASM80110v3 Scaffold2792, whole genome shotgun sequence genome contains:
- the LOC108819230 gene encoding 60S ribosomal protein L10-1, whose protein sequence is MGRRPARCYRQIKGKPYPKSRYCRGVPDPKIRIYDVGMKRKGVDEFPFCVHLVSWEKENVSSEALEAARIACNKYMVKSAGKDAFHLRIRVHPFHVLRINKMLSCAGADRLQTGMRGAFGKALGTCARVAIGQVLLSVRCKDAHGHHAQEALRRAKFKFPGRQKIIVSRKWGFTKFNRADFTKLRQEKRVVPDGVNAKFLSCHGPLANRQPGSAFLPATY